The following are from one region of the Segatella oris genome:
- the porQ gene encoding type IX secretion system protein PorQ: MKITTFALLFSLCATPVVAQESLTGYNFLRLPNSAHGAALGGDNITLIEDDESLIFNNPALLSSVSDKTISLNYMNYMRGANMASAAFNRNVGEHASWAVSAQYLNYGKIKEVDENNVQTGEFSAKDISLAGYFSYMLTERLAGGIAAKLITSYISSYNSIAMGVDLGLNYYDSDHEWSVSLVAKNLGGQLKAYDDQFEKMPLDVQLGVSKKLTNTPIGLSATLVDMNHWNYKFIDHLVAGIDAHLSESIWVGLGYNFRRAHEMRITDTSGEESSHGAGFSMGAGLNLERFKINLAYGKYHVSNNSIIINIAYSL, translated from the coding sequence ATGAAAATAACTACATTCGCACTTCTATTTAGTCTATGTGCAACTCCAGTCGTTGCGCAGGAAAGTCTGACGGGATATAACTTCCTCAGACTGCCCAACAGTGCCCATGGAGCAGCCCTCGGTGGCGACAACATCACACTGATTGAGGACGACGAATCGCTTATTTTCAACAATCCGGCCCTGCTTTCAAGTGTTTCAGATAAGACCATAAGCCTCAACTATATGAACTATATGCGTGGCGCAAACATGGCAAGTGCAGCTTTCAACCGCAATGTCGGCGAGCATGCTTCGTGGGCTGTTTCAGCGCAATATCTCAACTATGGCAAGATAAAAGAGGTGGATGAGAACAATGTGCAGACAGGAGAATTCTCGGCAAAAGACATCTCGTTGGCCGGCTATTTCTCGTATATGCTTACCGAACGGCTTGCAGGTGGCATTGCCGCGAAGTTGATAACATCATATATCAGCTCGTATAATTCCATTGCCATGGGCGTTGACTTGGGACTTAATTACTATGACAGTGACCATGAATGGAGCGTTTCGTTAGTGGCTAAAAACCTTGGAGGACAACTCAAAGCTTACGATGATCAGTTTGAGAAAATGCCTTTAGATGTTCAGCTTGGAGTAAGCAAAAAACTCACAAACACCCCCATTGGGCTGTCTGCAACCCTTGTAGACATGAATCACTGGAACTACAAATTTATCGACCATTTGGTAGCAGGCATCGATGCACATCTGTCAGAAAGCATCTGGGTTGGCCTTGGATACAACTTCCGTAGGGCGCATGAGATGCGCATTACCGATACGTCCGGCGAAGAAAGTAGCCACGGGGCAGGCTTCAGTATGGGTGCAGGTTTGAACTTGGAGCGGTTCAAAATCAACCTCGCCTATGGCAAATATCACGTCAGCAACAATTCAATCATCATTAATATTGCTTATTCATTATGA
- the cmk gene encoding (d)CMP kinase has translation MKKITIAIDGFSSCGKSTMAKDLAKKLGYVYVDTGAMYRAVTLYAMRNGLFNADGSVKTADLERQMNKINITFKLNKTAERPDTYLNNELVENDIRTLEVSNHVSQIAAVPFIREAMVAQQQRMGKDKGVVMDGRDIGTTVFPEAELKVFVTASAEVRAQRRYDELKEKGIPADFNDILKNVQERDYIDSHREVSPLRKAPDAIELDNSHMTIAEQSAWLMEQVEQKIEA, from the coding sequence ATGAAGAAAATAACCATTGCCATTGACGGATTTTCGTCATGTGGCAAGAGCACTATGGCCAAAGACTTGGCCAAGAAGTTAGGATATGTCTATGTAGATACCGGTGCCATGTATCGTGCTGTGACGCTTTATGCCATGAGAAATGGGCTTTTCAATGCCGATGGTAGCGTCAAGACGGCTGACCTTGAACGGCAGATGAACAAGATTAACATAACATTCAAACTTAACAAGACGGCCGAAAGACCCGATACTTACCTGAATAATGAACTTGTAGAAAACGACATCCGGACGCTTGAAGTGAGCAATCATGTCAGCCAGATTGCAGCAGTTCCTTTCATACGTGAAGCCATGGTAGCCCAGCAACAGCGTATGGGGAAAGACAAAGGTGTCGTGATGGACGGGCGAGATATCGGCACAACAGTCTTCCCCGAGGCTGAACTGAAAGTGTTTGTCACGGCTTCTGCCGAGGTAAGAGCACAGCGTCGATATGACGAACTCAAAGAAAAAGGCATACCTGCTGACTTCAACGACATTCTGAAAAACGTGCAGGAGCGCGACTATATCGACAGTCATCGCGAGGTAAGTCCGCTTCGAAAGGCTCCCGATGCTATCGAACTCGACAACAGCCACATGACAATTGCCGAGCAAAGTGCATGGCTCATGGAGCAGGTTGAACAGAAAATTGAGGCGTAA
- a CDS encoding type II toxin-antitoxin system YafQ family toxin — protein MSYIIRYSSNFKKAYKRCKKRGLDMLLLKEVIRILSEEGKLPPTYHAHTLQGKYKDLWECHI, from the coding sequence ATGAGTTACATTATTCGCTACTCTTCAAACTTCAAGAAAGCATATAAACGTTGTAAGAAGAGAGGACTTGACATGTTATTACTAAAGGAAGTAATTCGAATTCTCTCTGAAGAAGGAAAACTTCCTCCTACATATCATGCCCATACTCTACAAGGAAAGTATAAAGATCTATGGGAATGTCATATATAA
- a CDS encoding glycoside hydrolase family 97 protein produces MKKTFLLAWALSLTAMVFADVHTVYSPDKKLKLSVNDEGGKLTYAIFYDGTEVLKPSALGLKADYGDFTQGMRIVKATEKAMNKAYDMTRTKRAHVDYEATQLTLKLVNEKGFPLQMTFSVGNHDVAYRYTLLPSKGENPRCGVVYSEASSFNFPDETHTFLTPQIQPMSGWERTKPSYEEEYRADARLTDKSTYGVGYTFPCLYRIPNGRENTWVLVSETGTTSYPGCRLSEYEPGKGYHVAYPQAGENNGVGSEFASIPVPGSTPWRTITVGRSLQPIVETTIPYDVVEPLYKAKYDCKPGRYTWSWILWMDESCNYDDQVKFIDVASKMGYEYILVDALWDKQIGRKRMEELSRYAQSKGVSLMLWYNSNGTANDAPQGPRNVMSNSIARKRDMAWMKKIGVKAIKVDFFGGDKQQTLQLYQDILSDANDYGLQVIFHGCTLPRGWERMYPNFVANEAALASENVYFTEHHAKQEAFELTMYPFTRNAVAAFDWGGVLMNRYMSKDNKSRHQRFTGDIFEMATAITNQCSVNCVALTPNALESLPAFETDWLKQLPTTWKDLRFLAGYPGKHFAVARQTTEGKWYAAAISAEEKPITLTLHLPMFAGKEVNVYADGPKKAGSLWLTPGMKRQKVGSNGQLKVTVQPRGGVIVNE; encoded by the coding sequence ATGAAGAAAACCTTTTTATTGGCATGGGCATTGAGCCTCACTGCAATGGTCTTTGCCGACGTTCACACTGTTTATTCACCTGACAAAAAGCTCAAACTCTCGGTCAACGATGAAGGAGGAAAGCTTACTTATGCGATTTTCTATGACGGAACAGAAGTCCTGAAGCCTTCAGCGCTTGGACTGAAAGCCGATTATGGCGACTTCACACAAGGCATGAGAATCGTTAAGGCCACGGAAAAGGCGATGAATAAGGCATACGATATGACGCGTACAAAACGTGCACATGTGGACTATGAAGCAACTCAATTGACGTTGAAATTAGTCAATGAAAAAGGTTTCCCATTGCAGATGACGTTCTCTGTAGGCAATCATGATGTGGCTTATCGCTACACCTTGCTGCCTTCCAAGGGTGAAAATCCACGGTGTGGCGTTGTATATAGCGAGGCCAGCAGTTTCAATTTTCCCGATGAAACGCATACTTTCCTCACGCCACAGATACAGCCTATGTCGGGTTGGGAACGCACAAAGCCGAGTTATGAGGAAGAATATCGCGCCGATGCACGCTTGACCGACAAGTCAACCTATGGCGTTGGATATACTTTCCCCTGTCTTTATCGCATTCCAAACGGCAGAGAAAACACGTGGGTTCTTGTCTCTGAAACAGGTACAACGAGTTATCCCGGATGCCGACTCTCCGAATATGAGCCTGGCAAGGGATATCATGTTGCCTATCCGCAAGCAGGAGAAAACAACGGTGTTGGCAGTGAGTTTGCGTCTATTCCTGTACCGGGAAGCACGCCATGGCGCACGATAACAGTGGGCCGTTCGCTGCAACCTATTGTTGAAACCACCATCCCTTATGATGTCGTTGAACCGCTTTATAAGGCGAAATATGACTGTAAACCGGGGCGCTATACATGGAGTTGGATACTTTGGATGGATGAAAGTTGCAACTATGATGACCAGGTAAAGTTTATTGATGTGGCTTCCAAGATGGGCTATGAATATATCCTTGTGGATGCACTTTGGGACAAACAGATTGGCCGAAAGCGTATGGAAGAGCTCTCACGCTATGCACAAAGCAAGGGTGTGAGCCTCATGTTGTGGTATAACAGTAATGGAACAGCGAACGATGCACCGCAGGGACCGCGCAATGTTATGAGCAATTCGATTGCCCGTAAGCGTGACATGGCGTGGATGAAGAAGATAGGTGTGAAGGCGATAAAGGTTGATTTCTTCGGTGGCGACAAGCAACAGACGCTTCAACTCTACCAGGATATCCTCAGCGATGCCAATGACTATGGACTTCAAGTCATCTTCCATGGCTGCACATTGCCACGTGGCTGGGAGCGTATGTATCCTAACTTTGTGGCTAATGAAGCCGCTTTAGCGAGTGAGAATGTGTACTTCACAGAACATCATGCCAAGCAGGAAGCATTCGAACTGACCATGTATCCGTTTACAAGAAATGCCGTTGCAGCATTCGATTGGGGTGGGGTGCTGATGAACCGCTATATGAGCAAGGACAATAAGAGTCGTCATCAACGGTTCACAGGTGATATCTTTGAAATGGCAACGGCTATCACCAATCAGTGTAGTGTGAACTGTGTGGCACTCACACCGAACGCACTTGAAAGTCTGCCTGCTTTCGAAACAGACTGGCTGAAGCAGCTTCCTACAACGTGGAAAGACCTCCGTTTCCTTGCCGGTTACCCCGGAAAGCACTTTGCTGTGGCTCGACAAACCACGGAAGGTAAGTGGTATGCTGCTGCTATCAGCGCTGAAGAGAAGCCTATTACCTTGACACTTCATCTCCCGATGTTTGCCGGAAAAGAAGTCAATGTGTATGCAGACGGCCCGAAAAAGGCAGGCTCTTTGTGGCTCACACCAGGCATGAAACGTCAGAAAGTTGGTAGCAACGGACAGCTGAAAGTGACGGTTCAGCCGCGTGGTGGCGTCATTGTGAACGAGTAA
- the hflX gene encoding GTPase HflX produces MKEFVISEVKAETAILVGLITNNQSEAKTKEYLDELEFLADTAGAVTVKRFTQKANGPSAVTYVGKGKLEEIKNYIETCEENEEPIGMVIFDDELSAKQIRNIENELKVKILDRTSLILDIFAMRAQTANAKTQVELAQYRYMLPRLQRLWTHLERQGGGSGSGGGKGSVGLRGPGETQLEMDRRIILQRITLLKQRLVEIDKQKVTQRKNRGRMIRVALVGYTNVGKSTIMNLLAKSEVFAENKLFATLDTTVRKVVVDNLPFLLADTVGFIRKLPTDLVDSFKSTLDEVREADVLLHVVDISHPDFEEQIQVVEKTLADLGCSDKPSMIIFNKIDNYHWVEKDEDDLTPETRENITLEELKKTWMARLNDNCLFISAKEKMNIDEFRSTLYKKVRELHVQKYPYNDFLYPEVE; encoded by the coding sequence ATGAAAGAATTTGTAATCTCTGAAGTCAAGGCCGAAACAGCCATTTTGGTGGGTTTAATCACCAATAACCAGTCGGAAGCCAAGACAAAAGAATACTTAGATGAACTCGAATTCCTTGCTGACACGGCAGGGGCTGTGACCGTGAAGCGCTTCACTCAGAAGGCAAACGGCCCCAGTGCGGTGACTTATGTGGGTAAAGGCAAGTTGGAAGAAATCAAGAATTACATCGAAACTTGCGAAGAAAACGAAGAGCCTATAGGTATGGTTATCTTCGATGATGAGCTTTCTGCCAAGCAAATCCGCAACATAGAAAACGAGTTGAAGGTAAAGATACTCGACCGAACCTCATTGATTCTCGACATATTTGCAATGCGGGCACAGACTGCCAACGCTAAAACGCAAGTGGAATTAGCCCAATATCGTTACATGCTTCCACGCTTGCAACGACTTTGGACGCACTTGGAAAGACAGGGAGGTGGCTCTGGTTCGGGTGGAGGTAAAGGTTCTGTGGGACTTCGTGGCCCTGGAGAAACACAGCTTGAAATGGACCGTCGTATCATTCTTCAGCGCATCACGCTGCTCAAACAGCGCCTCGTGGAGATTGATAAGCAAAAGGTTACCCAGCGAAAGAACCGTGGACGAATGATCCGTGTGGCGCTCGTGGGCTACACGAATGTGGGTAAAAGCACCATCATGAACCTGTTGGCAAAGAGTGAAGTGTTTGCCGAAAACAAACTGTTTGCCACGCTTGACACCACCGTTCGCAAGGTTGTTGTCGACAATCTGCCTTTCCTGCTGGCTGACACGGTAGGTTTCATTCGCAAACTCCCCACAGATCTCGTTGATTCCTTCAAGAGTACACTCGACGAAGTGCGCGAGGCTGACGTGCTGTTGCATGTGGTTGACATCTCACATCCCGACTTTGAAGAGCAGATACAGGTAGTGGAAAAGACACTTGCCGACTTGGGTTGCAGTGACAAACCCTCGATGATTATCTTCAACAAGATTGACAACTATCATTGGGTAGAGAAAGATGAGGACGACCTTACGCCCGAAACGCGCGAGAATATCACATTAGAGGAACTGAAAAAGACATGGATGGCACGCCTCAATGATAACTGCCTGTTCATCAGTGCCAAGGAGAAAATGAACATAGATGAGTTCCGAAGCACCCTATATAAAAAGGTGAGAGAGCTTCATGTGCAGAAATATCCCTACAATGACTTCCTATATCCGGAGGTGGAATAA
- a CDS encoding DUF4954 family protein, translating to MRQLTDEEIRVLEDRNCWAEDWTNVHVSDDFKPNYMHRVMLYGEISIGDFDKNIEVSRGFLKHSGINNATLRNVSIGDNCLIENIGSFINNYTIGDDCYISNVSAMETTDGATYGEGNLISVLNEVGDGNVILFSDLNSQFAAFMAKHFGDKPLKDAIRRLINEEIARKRHDQAYIGNHVKIVNTKEITNTVVYDDCEINGAARLSDCTILSSPASSVYIGTGVICENSIISEGSSIINSVKIQDCFVGEACQISNGFTASSSVFFANSYMSNGEACAAFCGPFTASHHKSSLLIGGQFSFYNAGSATNFSNHAYKMGPMHYGILERGTKTASGAYVLMPAYIGTFSVCFGKLMYHPDTRNLPFSYLIAYGDTMYLSPGRNITTVGLYRDIRKWPKRDVRPVGSQKSIVNFDWLSPFSVGEILEGKRILEKLLDASGENVTTYTYHNYVINASSLNKGIKYYDIALRIYMGAVLKRVIKKCGTVEPPTTTVGLGKWNDLSGLLLPESEEMRLINDIKSGEIETIQEVTDRFKEINCNYREYQWAWTYQMILDYYHLSEITDADIERIREDYVRARRAWIAEIRKDAEKEYAMGDVEKHVLDDFIDNLDHEIDFEN from the coding sequence ATGCGACAACTTACAGATGAAGAAATAAGAGTTCTTGAAGACCGAAACTGCTGGGCTGAGGACTGGACAAACGTGCATGTATCAGATGATTTCAAGCCGAATTACATGCATCGGGTAATGCTTTACGGTGAGATTTCTATCGGCGACTTCGACAAGAACATTGAAGTGAGCCGTGGTTTCCTCAAGCATTCGGGCATCAACAACGCCACGTTGCGCAACGTAAGCATTGGTGATAACTGCCTGATTGAGAACATTGGCAGCTTCATCAATAACTACACGATTGGTGACGACTGCTATATCAGCAACGTAAGTGCTATGGAAACCACCGACGGGGCTACCTATGGCGAGGGCAATCTCATCTCTGTGCTCAATGAAGTTGGCGATGGAAACGTGATACTTTTCAGCGACTTGAACAGTCAGTTTGCTGCTTTCATGGCAAAACACTTCGGCGACAAGCCCCTCAAAGATGCCATTCGGCGCCTCATCAACGAAGAGATTGCCCGCAAACGCCACGATCAAGCCTATATAGGAAACCATGTAAAGATTGTCAACACCAAGGAAATTACGAACACGGTTGTCTATGATGACTGCGAAATCAATGGCGCTGCACGCCTCAGCGACTGTACTATTCTGAGTTCACCTGCTTCAAGCGTGTATATCGGTACAGGCGTTATCTGCGAGAATTCGATTATCAGTGAAGGTTCAAGCATTATCAACAGCGTTAAAATTCAAGACTGCTTTGTGGGCGAAGCCTGTCAGATCAGCAACGGATTTACGGCATCTTCAAGTGTGTTCTTTGCTAATTCTTACATGAGTAATGGGGAAGCTTGCGCCGCATTCTGTGGCCCTTTTACGGCCAGTCACCATAAAAGCAGCTTGCTTATTGGCGGTCAGTTCTCTTTCTATAACGCTGGAAGTGCAACGAATTTCAGCAATCATGCCTACAAAATGGGGCCTATGCACTACGGCATTTTGGAGCGAGGAACGAAGACAGCCAGCGGTGCTTATGTGCTCATGCCGGCCTATATCGGAACTTTCTCCGTGTGCTTTGGCAAGCTGATGTATCATCCCGACACGCGCAATCTGCCGTTCTCTTACCTCATCGCTTACGGCGATACAATGTATCTTTCGCCTGGAAGGAACATCACAACCGTAGGACTTTACCGCGACATTCGCAAGTGGCCGAAGCGCGATGTGCGTCCTGTGGGCAGCCAAAAAAGCATCGTCAACTTCGATTGGCTATCCCCTTTCTCTGTCGGAGAGATATTAGAAGGCAAACGAATCCTTGAGAAACTGCTCGATGCAAGTGGTGAAAACGTAACCACTTACACCTATCATAACTATGTGATCAATGCAAGTTCGCTCAACAAGGGCATCAAATACTACGATATTGCCCTGCGTATCTATATGGGGGCCGTGCTGAAACGAGTCATCAAGAAATGTGGAACAGTCGAGCCTCCGACGACAACTGTCGGGCTTGGAAAATGGAATGACCTCAGCGGACTGCTGCTTCCGGAGAGTGAAGAGATGCGACTGATTAACGATATCAAGAGCGGAGAGATTGAAACCATACAGGAAGTGACTGACCGTTTCAAGGAAATCAACTGCAATTACCGTGAATATCAGTGGGCTTGGACTTATCAGATGATACTTGACTACTATCATCTTTCAGAGATTACTGACGCAGATATTGAGCGAATTCGCGAGGACTATGTGCGTGCCCGACGTGCATGGATTGCCGAAATACGTAAAGATGCCGAGAAAGAATACGCCATGGGAGATGTTGAAAAACATGTACTTGATGACTTTATCGACAATCTTGACCACGAAATTGATTTTGAAAACTAA
- a CDS encoding M16 family metallopeptidase translates to MRLKTILFTLALTAISSVSAKDYHFTTVKGDVMQTRIYTLDNGLKVYMSVNKEQPRLQANIVVRTGSRNDPAETTGLAHYLEHLMFKGTQQFGTTDYAKEKPYLDEIERRYEYYRTLTDPTQRKNAYHEIDSVSQLAARYNIPNEYDKLMASIGSEGSNAYTSNDVTCYVENIPSNEIANWARIQADRFQNMIIRGFHTELEAVYEEKNISMGSDGSKEYAALWKLLAPTHPYGTQTTIGEQEHLKNPSIVNIKNYFHRYYVPNNVAIVLAGDFNPDAVIAIIDRYFGSWKPSKQLSRPEFEAQKTITSPRDTTVIGLDAENIMMGWRFKGANQLQNDTLDIVNRMLSNGKAGLLDININQPMKAMETGTYLDELHDYSMLLIEGVPLQNQKLDDLKALILAETTKLGRGEFSDDLLPAVLANKKLQYYKSLDSNQKRVSMMVDAFVNDKPWADVTQQIERQEKLTKQDIIDFARRHLRTDNYACVYKQMGTDTTLKKIEKPIITPIPANREFESKFLNEIRTAKTEPIQPVFVDFKKELTFSNTKSRLPLIYKKNTDDGIFDLVFRYDFGYTANKLYNTVFDYLDYIGTNDMTVSQIKQAFYKLACKYYAVMDQRTLSIYLTGLNENMPQALQLLEKIMHQAKADKASWSRYCDMVEKARNDAKTDQKANFNALWDYAIYGKYNPTRDKTPVKDLRTMDPQQLVDMLAQLGKMQHTVLYYGASDLKQLDKLLTKEHPTPAKWAPMPVNKPYKPQLTAQNEVLIAPYDAKNIYLRQYNNEGKTWSLAKAPVETLFNQYFGGGMNTVVFQELRETRALAYNAYAMYKRPEYKDDSESFFTHIISQNDKMGDCIKVFNEIVDSMPQNEAAFDLAKQSLTKSIQSERTTKFNIFQRYLFLKQLGLDHDYMQDIYAALPKLTLQDIVSFARQNIAHKPYRYAVLGNEKNLDMKVLEKIAPVKRLTTENIFGE, encoded by the coding sequence ATGAGACTAAAAACGATTTTATTCACATTGGCTTTGACCGCAATCTCATCAGTTTCGGCCAAAGACTACCACTTCACGACCGTCAAAGGTGACGTGATGCAAACTCGCATCTACACTCTTGACAACGGCTTAAAAGTCTACATGAGTGTCAACAAAGAGCAGCCAAGACTGCAAGCAAACATTGTAGTCCGCACGGGATCGCGCAATGATCCGGCCGAAACTACAGGCTTGGCACACTACTTGGAGCATCTGATGTTCAAGGGAACACAGCAGTTTGGCACCACAGACTACGCCAAGGAAAAACCTTATCTCGACGAAATTGAGCGACGTTATGAATACTATCGCACGCTCACTGACCCTACACAACGCAAGAACGCCTATCATGAGATCGACTCAGTGTCGCAACTTGCCGCCCGATATAACATCCCGAATGAATATGACAAGCTCATGGCAAGCATCGGATCTGAAGGAAGTAATGCCTACACAAGCAACGATGTGACCTGCTATGTGGAGAATATTCCATCGAATGAAATCGCAAATTGGGCACGCATTCAGGCCGACCGCTTCCAGAATATGATTATCCGTGGCTTCCATACTGAGCTTGAAGCCGTCTACGAAGAGAAGAATATATCCATGGGAAGCGACGGAAGTAAGGAGTATGCAGCCCTTTGGAAGCTCCTCGCTCCTACGCATCCATACGGCACTCAGACCACAATCGGCGAGCAAGAGCATTTGAAGAATCCTTCAATCGTCAACATCAAGAACTATTTCCACCGCTATTATGTACCCAATAATGTGGCTATCGTCCTTGCAGGCGACTTCAATCCAGATGCCGTTATCGCAATCATCGACCGATACTTCGGCAGCTGGAAGCCCAGCAAACAGCTTTCCCGCCCCGAGTTCGAGGCCCAAAAGACCATCACGAGTCCACGCGATACCACCGTCATCGGACTTGATGCAGAAAACATAATGATGGGTTGGCGCTTCAAAGGTGCCAATCAGTTGCAGAATGACACGCTTGATATCGTGAACCGTATGCTTTCGAACGGCAAGGCCGGACTGCTTGACATCAATATCAACCAGCCTATGAAAGCCATGGAAACAGGCACATATCTCGACGAACTTCACGACTATTCGATGCTCCTTATCGAGGGAGTGCCCCTGCAAAATCAAAAGCTTGACGACCTGAAAGCCCTCATCTTAGCCGAAACAACAAAGTTAGGACGCGGTGAATTCAGCGATGATCTGCTGCCGGCTGTGCTTGCCAACAAGAAACTTCAATACTACAAGTCGCTTGACAGCAATCAAAAGCGCGTCAGCATGATGGTAGATGCTTTCGTCAACGACAAGCCATGGGCTGATGTCACACAGCAGATAGAGCGTCAGGAAAAGCTTACCAAGCAGGACATCATAGACTTTGCACGCCGTCATCTGCGCACAGATAACTACGCATGTGTCTATAAACAGATGGGCACCGACACCACCTTGAAGAAGATTGAGAAACCTATCATCACTCCAATTCCTGCAAACCGCGAGTTTGAAAGCAAGTTCCTCAACGAAATCCGCACGGCAAAAACAGAGCCGATACAGCCTGTGTTCGTGGATTTCAAGAAAGAACTTACATTCTCAAACACAAAGTCTCGCCTGCCTCTGATTTACAAGAAGAATACTGACGACGGCATTTTCGACCTCGTTTTCCGCTATGATTTCGGCTACACTGCCAACAAACTCTACAACACAGTCTTTGACTATCTCGACTATATCGGCACCAACGACATGACCGTTTCACAAATCAAACAGGCTTTCTACAAGCTTGCCTGTAAATATTATGCCGTCATGGATCAGCGCACACTAAGCATCTATCTCACCGGTCTCAATGAAAACATGCCGCAAGCACTGCAACTTTTAGAAAAGATCATGCATCAGGCAAAGGCTGACAAGGCCTCTTGGAGCCGCTATTGTGACATGGTTGAGAAGGCACGCAACGATGCAAAGACCGATCAGAAGGCTAATTTCAATGCACTTTGGGACTATGCAATCTATGGGAAATACAATCCGACGCGCGACAAAACCCCTGTAAAAGATCTGCGGACCATGGACCCACAGCAGCTCGTTGACATGCTTGCACAACTTGGAAAGATGCAACACACCGTGTTATACTACGGCGCATCCGACCTCAAGCAGCTCGACAAACTGCTCACCAAGGAGCATCCTACACCTGCGAAATGGGCACCCATGCCTGTCAACAAGCCTTACAAGCCACAGCTGACGGCACAAAACGAAGTGCTCATTGCCCCATACGACGCCAAGAACATCTATCTCAGACAATATAACAACGAAGGGAAGACATGGTCGCTTGCCAAAGCTCCCGTTGAAACCCTATTCAATCAGTACTTCGGCGGAGGCATGAACACAGTAGTTTTCCAGGAACTTCGCGAGACACGTGCATTGGCTTACAACGCTTATGCCATGTATAAACGTCCTGAATATAAGGACGATTCGGAAAGCTTCTTCACGCATATCATCTCACAGAACGACAAGATGGGCGACTGCATCAAGGTCTTCAACGAGATTGTCGACAGTATGCCGCAGAACGAAGCAGCGTTTGATTTGGCCAAACAAAGCCTCACGAAATCCATTCAAAGCGAACGAACAACGAAGTTCAACATCTTCCAACGCTATCTGTTCCTCAAGCAATTGGGCCTTGACCACGACTACATGCAGGACATATATGCCGCATTACCGAAGCTTACCTTGCAGGACATTGTCAGCTTCGCCCGTCAGAACATTGCCCATAAGCCTTATCGTTATGCCGTTCTTGGCAATGAAAAGAACCTCGACATGAAAGTACTTGAAAAGATAGCCCCCGTGAAACGCCTCACGACGGAAAACATCTTCGGAGAGTAA